A genomic segment from Bacillus rossius redtenbacheri isolate Brsri chromosome 5, Brsri_v3, whole genome shotgun sequence encodes:
- the LOC134531689 gene encoding alpha-tocopherol transfer protein-like codes for MYYTVRGAVPEFFKNRDATSKSFQECCEVVQFLVLPRMTPEGYRVVFMKMRELDPARFEVEESIKRAFMGFDLRLRAEKVLGDVHVYDATGITWAHLMKFTPTILKKLIVCIQDALPIRIKAMHFVNAPVFMDKFIAFLKPFFKPKLRKRVSLNIIYRSTCQVYVTIL; via the exons ATGTACTACACCGTGCGGGGTGCGGTGCCCGAGTTCTTCAAGAACAGAGATGCAACCTCCAAGAGTTTTCAAGAATGCTGTGAAGTCGT ACAATTTTTGGTACTACCGCGCATGACCCCTGAGGGCTACAGGGTGGTCTTTATGAAGATGCGAGAGCTGGACCCGGCGAGGTTTGAAGTAGAAGAGTCCATCAAGAGAGCCTTCATGGGCTTCGACCTGCGCCTGCGCGCTGAGAAAGTTCTGGGAGACGTGCATGTGTACGACGCTACGGGCATCACCTGGGCCCACCTCATGAAGTTCACACCCACCATCCTCAAGAAGCTCATAGTCTGCATCCAG GATGCTTTGCCTATTCGCATCAAAGCAATGCACTTCGTCAACGCGCCAGTATTTATGGACAAGTTTATTGCTTTCCTAAAGCCTTTCTTCAAACCCAAGCTAAGGAAAAGGGTGAGTCTTAATATTATATATCGGTCTACTTGTCAGGTGTATGTGACtatcttataa